From a single Bradyrhizobium sediminis genomic region:
- a CDS encoding YeeE/YedE thiosulfate transporter family protein, whose product MSPFDKAWSPYAAGILIGLLQIPAFLIIETALGASSSYVTVGAAITGLFDPSLLKIDYAAKHVVANAKNLWQVALVAGIAVGAFASMKLSGAVRAPVSPIWAKALGSPSHGLRYAVAFGAGFLMLFGARIADGCTSGHGLSGMAQLSVGSTVAVAAMFAGGIATALLLLRRI is encoded by the coding sequence ATGTCGCCTTTTGACAAGGCCTGGTCGCCTTACGCCGCGGGTATTCTGATAGGCCTGTTGCAGATCCCGGCATTCCTGATCATCGAGACCGCACTTGGGGCATCGTCTTCATATGTCACTGTGGGCGCGGCGATTACCGGCCTGTTCGATCCGTCGCTGCTCAAGATCGATTATGCGGCCAAGCATGTCGTGGCCAACGCCAAGAATCTCTGGCAGGTCGCGCTGGTCGCCGGCATCGCCGTGGGCGCCTTCGCATCGATGAAGCTGTCGGGCGCGGTCCGCGCTCCGGTTTCGCCGATCTGGGCAAAAGCGCTCGGCTCGCCGTCGCACGGCTTGCGCTATGCGGTGGCGTTTGGGGCCGGCTTTCTGATGCTGTTCGGCGCACGGATCGCCGACGGCTGTACCAGCGGGCATGGGCTGTCGGGAATGGCGCAATTGTCGGTCGGCTCCACGGTCGCGGTCGCCGCGATGTTTGC
- the ccoG gene encoding cytochrome c oxidase accessory protein CcoG — protein MGETIIEGPLYAPRKKVYPQAVHGRFRRIKWTLLAVGLALYYLLPFVRWDRGPGLPNQAVLLDLPHRRFYFFFIELWPQEVYYFTGLLIIAAMVLFLMNAVAGRIWCGYLCPQTIWTDLFYAVERWVEGDRRDRILKDKRAWTFSHVREVATKHFLWLMIAWWTGGAWVLYFADAPTLVKELATLQAPFVAYLWIGILTATTYVFAGHAREQVCIYMCPWPRIQAALTDEWALNVTYRRDRGEPRTSVKKAEQLRLAGEPAGDCIDCHQCINVCPTGVDIRNGIQLGCIQCGLCIDACDAIMQQTNRPTGLIAYDTDINAERRLAGKPPVYRLIRARTVLYAAIIAVVGGIMLYTLATRSSMGISALHERSPLFVTLSDGSVRNDFTIRFLNKAGVSRSFALEVLGLPAAEIRTSGIERGADGKLIVEVGPDQTREVRVSVQVPAAKLPKEATDIEFRAAETATGQTASVRDHFVPAGH, from the coding sequence ATGGGCGAAACCATCATCGAAGGGCCGCTTTATGCGCCCCGCAAGAAGGTCTATCCGCAGGCCGTCCATGGCCGGTTTCGCCGGATCAAATGGACGCTGCTGGCGGTAGGACTGGCGCTCTACTACCTGCTGCCCTTCGTGCGCTGGGACCGCGGACCCGGCCTGCCTAACCAGGCGGTGCTGCTCGACCTGCCGCATCGCCGCTTCTATTTCTTCTTCATCGAGCTGTGGCCGCAGGAGGTCTATTACTTCACCGGCCTGCTGATCATCGCGGCGATGGTGCTGTTCCTGATGAACGCGGTCGCGGGCCGCATCTGGTGCGGTTATCTCTGCCCGCAGACCATCTGGACCGACCTGTTCTACGCCGTCGAGCGTTGGGTCGAGGGCGACCGCCGCGACCGCATCCTCAAGGACAAGCGGGCATGGACCTTCAGCCACGTGCGCGAAGTCGCCACCAAGCACTTCCTGTGGCTGATGATCGCCTGGTGGACCGGCGGCGCCTGGGTGCTGTATTTCGCCGATGCGCCGACGCTGGTGAAGGAACTCGCCACCCTGCAGGCGCCGTTCGTCGCCTATCTCTGGATCGGCATCCTGACCGCGACCACCTATGTGTTCGCCGGCCACGCGCGCGAGCAGGTCTGCATCTATATGTGCCCATGGCCGCGCATCCAGGCGGCGCTGACCGACGAATGGGCGCTCAACGTCACCTACCGGCGCGACCGCGGCGAGCCCCGCACCTCGGTCAAGAAGGCCGAGCAGCTGCGCCTCGCCGGCGAGCCTGCCGGCGACTGCATCGATTGTCACCAATGCATCAATGTCTGTCCGACCGGCGTCGATATCCGCAACGGCATCCAGCTCGGCTGCATTCAATGCGGGCTCTGCATCGACGCCTGCGACGCGATCATGCAGCAGACCAACCGGCCGACCGGGCTGATCGCCTACGACACCGACATCAACGCCGAACGCCGGCTCGCCGGCAAGCCGCCGGTCTACCGCCTGATCCGGGCGCGCACCGTGCTCTATGCCGCCATCATCGCCGTGGTCGGCGGCATCATGCTGTATACGCTGGCGACCCGCAGCTCGATGGGGATCAGCGCCCTGCATGAACGCAGCCCGCTGTTCGTCACCTTGAGCGACGGCAGCGTCCGCAACGATTTTACGATCCGCTTCCTCAACAAGGCCGGGGTGTCCCGCTCCTTCGCGCTGGAAGTGCTGGGTCTTCCCGCCGCCGAGATTCGTACTTCAGGGATCGAACGCGGCGCGGACGGGAAACTGATCGTCGAGGTCGGGCCCGACCAGACCAGGGAAGTCAGGGTGTCCGTGCAGGTGCCGGCGGCGAAGTTACCGAAGGAGGCAACCGACATCGAGTTCAGGGCTGCCGAAACCGCAACCGGCCAGACCGCTTCGGTGCGCGATCACTTCGTTCCAGCCGGTCACTGA
- a CDS encoding MFS transporter — translation MPLLQILRPTLPILIGASLMLTLSMGLRQSLGIFLQPLTQDIKISVSDFTLALAVQNLAWGFLQPLAGAMTVRFGFRPIMIAGSALYIVGLALMASAQGMLSIMIGAGVLIGMSLACTANAIAMSVAARAVPAAVRSTVMGIVSAAGSLGALLSAPIGQVLNEGYGWRTGLTGFVILSLLMLPAAWYAGRVDKVPLPPKGVDDIADTSAAVAVKIAFGNASFVVMTLAYFVCGMQLVFLTTHLPSYLAICGMDPMLSAQTLGMIGGFNVLGSLFFGWAGERWNKLALLGAIYISRSLILAWYFTLPASPATTLLFGALMGFLWMGVGPLVAGAVAEMFGLQWQAMIQGLAFMSHQLGSFLGAYGGGLLYDQLGSYTMAWRIGVALGLAGGIIQVAFALIRPSAPPMVAAR, via the coding sequence ATGCCCCTGCTGCAGATCCTCCGCCCCACACTCCCGATCCTGATCGGCGCCTCGTTGATGCTCACGCTGAGCATGGGCCTGCGGCAAAGTCTCGGCATCTTCCTGCAGCCGCTGACGCAGGACATCAAGATATCGGTGTCCGATTTCACGCTGGCGCTGGCGGTGCAGAACCTCGCTTGGGGATTCCTGCAGCCGCTCGCCGGTGCGATGACGGTGCGGTTCGGCTTTCGCCCGATCATGATCGCAGGCTCTGCGCTTTACATTGTCGGCCTTGCGCTGATGGCGAGCGCGCAGGGGATGCTCAGCATCATGATCGGGGCGGGCGTGCTGATCGGGATGTCGCTGGCCTGCACCGCCAACGCCATCGCCATGTCGGTAGCGGCGCGTGCGGTGCCTGCGGCGGTGCGCAGCACCGTGATGGGCATCGTTTCGGCGGCGGGATCGCTCGGCGCGCTGCTGTCGGCGCCGATCGGACAGGTTCTGAACGAGGGCTATGGCTGGCGGACGGGCCTGACCGGCTTTGTGATTCTGTCGCTGCTGATGCTGCCGGCGGCCTGGTATGCGGGCCGGGTCGACAAGGTTCCGCTGCCGCCCAAGGGAGTGGACGACATCGCCGACACCTCGGCCGCCGTGGCGGTGAAGATCGCGTTCGGCAACGCGTCGTTCGTGGTGATGACGCTGGCCTATTTTGTCTGCGGCATGCAGCTGGTGTTCCTCACCACGCACCTGCCGTCGTATCTGGCGATCTGCGGCATGGATCCGATGCTGAGCGCGCAGACGCTCGGCATGATCGGCGGCTTCAACGTGCTGGGCAGCCTGTTCTTCGGCTGGGCCGGCGAGCGCTGGAACAAGCTGGCGCTCCTGGGTGCGATCTACATCTCACGCTCGCTGATTCTGGCTTGGTATTTCACGCTGCCGGCGTCGCCGGCGACGACGCTGCTGTTCGGCGCACTGATGGGCTTCCTGTGGATGGGTGTCGGACCGCTGGTCGCCGGCGCGGTCGCCGAAATGTTCGGGCTGCAATGGCAGGCGATGATCCAGGGCCTCGCCTTCATGAGCCATCAGCTCGGGAGTTTCCTCGGCGCCTATGGCGGCGGACTGCTGTACGACCAGCTCGGCTCCTACACCATGGCGTGGCGGATCGGCGTGGCGCTCGGGCTGGCCGGCGGAATCATCCAGGTGGCGTTTGCGCTGATCCGACCATCGGCGCCGCCGATGGTCGCGGCGCGATAG
- a CDS encoding TetR/AcrR family transcriptional regulator translates to MKERILATADRLFYLRGIRAVGVDTIAAEIGISKRTLYNHFPSKDELIAAYLQRRFTQAPASDKPPVEQILGTFDRLERGFASKGFRGCPFVNAVAELGTEDRSVKKIAIAFKESRRLWFRDLLQQLGVADAEGLATQLTLLVDGSIAQDLVRDDPSMARAAKEAARVLLANAGVKVDSSTPPSSSRRTPGPIRRGGAV, encoded by the coding sequence ATGAAGGAGCGGATTCTCGCAACCGCCGACCGCCTGTTCTATCTGCGCGGCATCCGCGCCGTCGGCGTCGACACCATCGCCGCCGAAATCGGCATCTCTAAGCGCACGCTGTACAACCACTTCCCGTCCAAGGACGAATTGATAGCCGCCTACCTGCAGCGGCGCTTCACGCAGGCCCCCGCGTCCGACAAGCCGCCGGTCGAACAGATTCTTGGCACCTTCGACCGGCTGGAGCGCGGCTTCGCCAGCAAGGGTTTTCGCGGCTGCCCATTCGTCAACGCGGTGGCCGAACTGGGTACCGAGGATCGCTCGGTCAAGAAGATCGCGATCGCCTTCAAGGAAAGCCGCCGCCTCTGGTTCCGCGACCTGTTGCAGCAGCTGGGCGTCGCCGATGCCGAGGGCCTTGCGACCCAATTGACGCTGCTGGTCGACGGCTCGATCGCGCAGGACCTGGTGCGCGACGATCCCTCGATGGCGCGCGCCGCAAAGGAGGCGGCAAGAGTGTTGCTGGCGAATGCGGGGGTGAAGGTTGATTCAAGCACACCACCCTCGTCGTCCCGGCGAACGCCGGGACCTATACGCCGCGGCGGCGCGGTGTAG